A region of Myxococcus stipitatus DSM 14675 DNA encodes the following proteins:
- a CDS encoding bifunctional serine/threonine-protein kinase/formylglycine-generating enzyme family protein → MGTPAASPQPDAWTPPPEFDEYRIVRPIGRGRTGRVYLAHDTLLERPVAVKFIPTLGPHALARFLVEARAAARIQHPNVVTLYRVGQLDEQPYLVSEFIRGVSLDRLVKPVSWEQVLTIGQDLARGLGAAHRRGVLHRDIKPGNAVLTEGGTVKLLDFGLAKLLDNAAGSEDPAPPRNPVPPELPADLDPDDSPRGSPRSLDGVFLPSLPQGSLVGTPYYMSPEAWAGEELTARSDVYSLGTVLYELCAGRGPFREVPWRELPNVVRNQDAPPLIQVAPQVDTTFANIIDRCLRREPSERFASAAQLLEVLESLSRDDAPSLVPEGNPYRGLRSFEAEHRALFFGRRRESQAVLERLRAEPFLLITGDSGVGKSSLCLAGILPAVVDGGLEDGRRWRTVRLVPGRRPVAALAAVLAPLLSIDEDSLAEALRSEPSSLVRRLRARLGAHEGLLIYVDQLEELATLSDSTEAALAGQALGVLAEGASGVRLLASSRSDFLTRLTTVPGLGAEVPGALYLLRALTPEETREAVTGPARVKGVRFESEHLVDSLVAAAAAEGGLPLLQFALAELWDARDQKAQLITQAALDSLGGVAGALARHADAAVERLLPDQRIAARGVLLRLVTADGTRARKTDRELAGEDPRYRAALEALVRARLLVAREAPEGTSYELAHEALLSGWRSLAHWLAEAAERREVQALLEAAAAHWEKHGHSRELLWGSRQLSEALVLDTGELTRREQDFLRASRRTLVRSRTLRHALVAGFLVSLGLVYGGLKLRDRWSLERTVRAELEDASQSLDSALQAKDLLLSERVEAFRLYGSGQKVDADRLWGKSVARASQVRHRFDGVAGRLERALALAPERSDVRDALAGFLYERALWAEQDGELAALPTLLQRLRLYDAEGSRWKQWTAPARLTLDVAAHDVEVELRPLTRDAQGEEQPGEPLPLESESWMDITVPPGSYLLTLRAPHQEAVTQPLMLRRGEARRLELRLPPEGSIPEGYVFVPPGEVRFGSAADASVREFFNAVPQHAVQVPGFLIARHEVTYAEWLAFLESLPAPQRVAHRPHVGTGGYGGALSLDSVDGVWRLSFQPGDVRYEARAGEPVRYAARSRRQEQDWLLFPVSGVSFRDSEAYVTWLSLSGRVPGARLCSELEWERAARGVDGREFPHGDRLGPDDANIDTTYGKQPGGFGPDVVGSHPASRSPFGVDDMAGNVWEWTRSWLEPGRAVARGGSFGFAATSARSTNRELPEASLRDVGMGLRVCADPPSSTP, encoded by the coding sequence GTGGGAACCCCTGCCGCCTCCCCGCAGCCGGACGCGTGGACTCCGCCCCCGGAGTTCGACGAGTACCGCATCGTGCGGCCCATCGGACGGGGGCGGACCGGCCGCGTGTACCTGGCTCACGACACGCTGCTCGAGCGCCCCGTCGCCGTGAAGTTCATCCCCACCCTCGGCCCCCACGCCCTCGCCCGATTCCTCGTCGAAGCGCGCGCCGCCGCTCGCATCCAGCACCCCAACGTCGTCACCCTCTACCGGGTCGGCCAACTCGACGAACAGCCCTACCTCGTCTCCGAGTTCATCCGAGGCGTGAGCCTCGACCGGCTCGTGAAGCCCGTGAGCTGGGAGCAGGTGCTCACCATCGGCCAGGACCTCGCCCGGGGCCTCGGCGCCGCCCACCGCCGAGGCGTCCTCCACCGCGACATCAAGCCCGGCAACGCCGTCCTCACCGAGGGCGGCACCGTGAAGTTGCTCGACTTCGGCCTCGCCAAGCTCCTCGACAACGCCGCGGGCTCCGAGGACCCCGCCCCTCCGCGCAACCCCGTCCCTCCCGAGCTCCCCGCCGACCTGGACCCGGACGACTCTCCCCGAGGCTCCCCCCGCTCACTCGACGGTGTCTTCCTCCCCTCGCTGCCTCAAGGCTCACTCGTCGGCACGCCGTACTACATGTCCCCCGAAGCCTGGGCCGGAGAGGAGCTCACCGCCCGCAGCGACGTGTACTCACTGGGCACCGTCCTCTACGAGCTCTGCGCCGGCCGAGGCCCCTTCCGCGAGGTCCCCTGGCGCGAGCTGCCGAACGTGGTCCGGAACCAAGACGCCCCACCCCTCATCCAGGTGGCCCCCCAGGTAGACACCACCTTCGCCAACATCATCGACCGTTGTCTGCGAAGAGAACCCTCCGAGCGCTTCGCCTCCGCGGCCCAGCTCCTGGAGGTCCTCGAATCCCTCTCACGCGATGACGCCCCCTCGCTCGTCCCCGAGGGCAATCCCTATCGAGGACTGCGCTCCTTCGAGGCTGAACACCGCGCCCTCTTCTTCGGCCGCCGCCGCGAGAGCCAGGCCGTCCTCGAGCGTCTGCGCGCCGAGCCCTTCCTGCTCATCACCGGCGACTCCGGCGTGGGCAAGTCCTCGCTGTGTCTCGCGGGCATCCTCCCCGCCGTCGTCGACGGAGGACTCGAGGACGGCCGGCGTTGGCGCACCGTCCGACTCGTCCCAGGCCGCAGGCCCGTGGCCGCGCTGGCCGCCGTGCTCGCCCCCCTCCTGTCCATCGATGAGGACTCGCTCGCCGAAGCGCTCCGCTCGGAGCCCTCCAGCCTCGTGCGCAGGCTGCGCGCACGGTTGGGTGCCCACGAGGGCTTGCTCATCTACGTGGACCAACTCGAGGAGCTGGCGACCCTCTCGGACTCCACCGAGGCCGCGCTGGCGGGACAGGCGCTGGGGGTTCTCGCGGAGGGAGCCAGCGGCGTGCGTCTCCTGGCCTCCAGTCGCAGCGACTTCCTCACCCGCCTCACCACCGTGCCCGGCCTGGGCGCGGAGGTGCCCGGGGCGCTGTACCTGCTGCGCGCCCTGACTCCCGAGGAGACCCGCGAAGCCGTCACCGGCCCCGCCCGCGTGAAGGGCGTGCGCTTCGAGTCAGAACACCTGGTGGACTCCCTCGTCGCCGCGGCGGCCGCGGAGGGCGGACTCCCGCTGCTCCAGTTCGCCCTCGCGGAGCTCTGGGATGCGCGCGACCAGAAGGCCCAGCTGATTACCCAGGCCGCGCTCGACTCCCTGGGCGGAGTCGCGGGCGCACTGGCCCGGCACGCGGACGCGGCGGTGGAGCGACTGCTCCCCGACCAACGCATCGCCGCCCGAGGCGTGCTCCTCCGGCTCGTCACCGCGGACGGCACGCGCGCGCGGAAGACAGACCGGGAGCTCGCGGGAGAAGACCCGCGCTACCGCGCCGCGCTGGAGGCGCTCGTCCGAGCCCGCCTCCTGGTGGCCCGAGAAGCCCCGGAAGGAACGTCCTACGAGCTGGCCCATGAGGCGCTCCTCTCGGGTTGGCGCTCGCTGGCGCACTGGCTCGCGGAGGCCGCCGAGCGTCGCGAGGTGCAGGCCCTGCTCGAGGCCGCCGCCGCGCACTGGGAGAAGCACGGCCACTCGCGCGAGCTGCTCTGGGGCTCGCGCCAGCTCTCCGAGGCCTTGGTCCTGGACACGGGCGAGCTGACCCGCCGTGAGCAGGACTTCCTGCGCGCCTCGCGTCGGACCCTCGTGCGGAGTCGAACCCTCCGGCATGCCCTGGTCGCGGGCTTCCTCGTGTCGCTCGGCCTGGTGTACGGCGGGCTGAAGCTGCGCGACCGCTGGAGCCTGGAGCGCACGGTGCGCGCGGAGCTGGAGGACGCGAGCCAATCCCTCGATTCCGCGCTGCAGGCCAAGGACCTGCTCCTCTCCGAGCGCGTGGAGGCCTTCCGTCTCTACGGCAGTGGCCAGAAGGTCGATGCGGACCGGCTCTGGGGGAAGAGCGTCGCGCGGGCCTCGCAGGTCCGCCACCGCTTCGACGGAGTCGCCGGGCGCCTGGAGCGAGCCCTGGCGCTGGCCCCCGAGCGCTCCGATGTGCGCGACGCGCTCGCGGGGTTCCTCTACGAGCGCGCCCTCTGGGCCGAGCAGGATGGAGAGCTGGCCGCGCTGCCCACGCTGCTCCAGCGCCTCCGGCTCTACGACGCGGAAGGGAGTCGCTGGAAGCAGTGGACCGCGCCCGCGCGCCTCACGCTGGACGTCGCCGCCCACGACGTCGAAGTGGAGCTGCGTCCCCTGACCCGAGACGCCCAGGGCGAAGAGCAGCCCGGAGAGCCGCTGCCGCTGGAGTCCGAGTCCTGGATGGACATCACCGTCCCCCCTGGCTCCTATCTCCTCACCCTGCGCGCGCCGCACCAGGAGGCGGTGACGCAGCCGCTGATGTTGCGGCGCGGGGAGGCTCGGCGTCTGGAGTTGCGCCTGCCTCCGGAGGGCTCGATTCCAGAGGGCTACGTCTTCGTTCCGCCGGGTGAGGTGCGCTTCGGCAGCGCCGCCGACGCCAGCGTCCGTGAGTTCTTCAACGCGGTGCCGCAGCACGCGGTGCAGGTGCCCGGCTTCCTCATCGCGCGCCACGAGGTGACGTACGCCGAATGGCTCGCCTTCCTGGAGTCCCTCCCCGCCCCCCAGCGCGTCGCGCATCGGCCCCACGTGGGGACGGGGGGCTACGGAGGCGCGCTGTCCCTGGACTCCGTGGACGGCGTCTGGAGGCTGAGCTTCCAACCCGGCGACGTGCGCTACGAGGCCCGCGCGGGAGAGCCCGTGCGCTACGCGGCCCGCTCGCGCCGACAGGAGCAGGACTGGCTCCTCTTCCCGGTGAGCGGTGTCTCCTTCCGTGACTCAGAGGCATATGTCACGTGGTTGTCGCTCAGCGGCCGGGTGCCGGGGGCGCGGTTGTGCTCGGAGCTGGAGTGGGAGCGCGCGGCGCGAGGCGTGGATGGCCGCGAGTTCCCTCACGGCGACAGATTGGGCCCGGACGACGCGAACATCGACACCACGTATGGCAAGCAGCCGGGAGGCTTCGGCCCGGATGTCGTGGGCAGTCATCCCGCGTCGCGCAGTCCGTTCGGAGTGGATGACATGGCGGGCAACGTCTGGGAGTGGACGCGCTCGTGGTTGGAGCCGGGGCGGGCGGTGGCGCGGGGCGGGAGCTTCGGCTTCGCGGCCACGTCCGCGCGCTCGACGAACCGGGAGTTGCCGGAGGCGTCGTTGCGAGACGTGGGCATGGGCCTGCGCGTGTGCGCGGATCCCCCGTCGTCGACGCCCTGA
- a CDS encoding ADYC domain-containing protein: MLIAVGLMGCEGAGAEEPRDTLATRVAELSAPNGRNLNGRNLNGRNLNGTDLSGMLVAVRFDGARRAGPRASALTQTWLEGSVFHAESASGHVSGMDFLGASFVGELGDGTIVSLRVDDIQPGTGANADLWVYRVSYYSRDEDAWRPICTADGGGTLGAIAVSGRWDYRQGVAGGGSKTEDAQSFTFACEGAAIAKCMRFGYRPWGGVAGGHDLGKLHQACTRMVRADFCGDGTSFTVDGTWVNLYDASGVQRDSEGWSVEAEWDTQGSRCRAPTTRARGREVLCPSRSVIPVCGLPTSFLLGTLLMSEIPVAGTQGPY; the protein is encoded by the coding sequence ATGCTCATCGCCGTCGGGTTGATGGGGTGTGAGGGCGCGGGGGCGGAGGAGCCGCGTGACACGCTGGCGACCCGGGTGGCCGAGTTATCGGCGCCCAACGGTCGCAACCTGAATGGCCGCAACCTGAATGGCCGCAACCTCAACGGCACGGACCTGTCGGGGATGCTGGTGGCGGTGCGCTTCGATGGCGCGCGTCGGGCGGGTCCTCGCGCCAGCGCGCTGACGCAGACGTGGCTGGAGGGCAGCGTCTTCCACGCCGAGTCCGCGAGCGGCCACGTCTCCGGCATGGACTTCCTGGGCGCGAGCTTCGTCGGTGAGCTGGGCGATGGCACCATCGTCTCGCTGCGCGTCGACGACATCCAGCCGGGCACGGGCGCGAACGCGGACCTCTGGGTCTACCGCGTCTCCTACTACTCGCGGGACGAGGACGCGTGGCGGCCCATCTGCACGGCGGACGGGGGCGGCACGCTGGGCGCGATTGCGGTGTCGGGCCGCTGGGACTACCGGCAGGGCGTCGCGGGGGGCGGCTCGAAGACGGAGGACGCGCAGTCCTTCACCTTCGCTTGCGAGGGCGCGGCCATCGCCAAGTGCATGCGCTTCGGCTATCGCCCGTGGGGGGGCGTGGCGGGAGGGCATGACCTGGGGAAGCTGCACCAGGCCTGCACGCGCATGGTGCGCGCGGACTTCTGCGGTGATGGCACGTCGTTCACGGTGGATGGGACGTGGGTGAATCTGTACGACGCCTCGGGGGTGCAGCGGGACTCCGAGGGGTGGAGTGTGGAGGCGGAGTGGGACACGCAGGGCTCGCGGTGCCGGGCGCCGACGACGCGGGCGCGAGGGCGCGAGGTGCTGTGCCCCTCGCGCTCGGTGATTCCGGTCTGCGGCCTCCCCACGAGCTTCCTGTTGGGCACGCTGCTGATGAGTGAAATCCCGGTCGCCGGGACGCAGGGGCCGTACTGA
- a CDS encoding efflux RND transporter periplasmic adaptor subunit codes for MRRARREKRVAAGLLLAVACALTGCKKGSSEAAPPAEPLVSLGRENVALVEQGELRSGPGISGSLQARTAASVRAQVGGTILDVQAQQGQVVKKDQPLARIDDATLRDQVIAARTTVETARNALQVAESEQERSAKLSQAGVITQRDFERAQLSVAQAKGQLAEARSRLALAQEQLGRTRVVAPIAGVVSERQASEGDVVQPGAALFTVVDPRTLRLEASVPAARLGQVKVGTPVEFKVTGYGDRSFTGKVEHINPVVDPGSGQVRIYVAIPNTDLQLLAGLFAEGRVAAKTVEGLSVPLGALDDSEGKPQVLRVREERVERVPVQLGLRDDVEKRVEVRQGLQEGDVVLLGSARDAVREGARVKVEPPREDALGVGGGGASGEDGGAPKDAAPKQPSP; via the coding sequence GTGAGACGAGCCCGACGAGAGAAGCGGGTGGCCGCGGGCCTGCTGCTGGCGGTGGCCTGCGCGCTGACGGGTTGCAAGAAGGGCTCGAGCGAGGCGGCGCCGCCCGCGGAGCCCCTGGTGTCGTTGGGGCGGGAGAACGTGGCGCTCGTGGAGCAAGGCGAGCTGCGCTCCGGCCCTGGCATCTCCGGCTCCCTCCAGGCCCGCACGGCCGCCTCGGTGCGAGCGCAGGTGGGTGGCACCATCCTCGATGTCCAGGCCCAGCAGGGGCAGGTGGTGAAGAAGGACCAGCCCCTGGCGCGCATCGATGATGCGACGCTGAGAGACCAGGTCATCGCCGCGCGCACGACGGTGGAGACGGCGCGCAATGCCTTGCAGGTGGCCGAGTCCGAGCAGGAGCGCAGCGCGAAGCTGTCCCAGGCGGGCGTCATCACCCAGCGCGACTTCGAGCGGGCGCAGTTGTCCGTGGCCCAGGCGAAGGGGCAGCTGGCGGAGGCGCGCTCGCGGCTGGCCCTGGCGCAGGAGCAGCTGGGGCGCACGCGGGTGGTGGCGCCCATCGCGGGCGTGGTGAGCGAGCGACAGGCGAGCGAGGGCGACGTCGTGCAGCCCGGCGCGGCGCTGTTCACCGTGGTGGACCCTCGTACGTTGCGCCTGGAGGCCTCGGTGCCGGCCGCGCGGTTGGGCCAGGTGAAGGTGGGGACACCGGTGGAGTTCAAGGTCACCGGTTACGGAGACCGCTCCTTCACGGGGAAGGTGGAGCACATCAACCCGGTGGTGGACCCGGGCTCCGGGCAGGTGCGCATCTACGTGGCCATTCCCAACACGGACCTCCAGCTCCTCGCGGGGCTGTTCGCGGAGGGGCGCGTGGCGGCGAAGACGGTGGAGGGGCTCTCCGTGCCGCTGGGGGCGCTCGATGACTCGGAGGGCAAGCCCCAGGTCCTCCGGGTGCGCGAGGAGCGCGTGGAGCGAGTCCCCGTGCAGCTGGGCCTGCGCGACGACGTGGAGAAGCGTGTGGAGGTGCGCCAGGGGCTCCAGGAAGGGGACGTGGTGTTGCTGGGCTCCGCGCGAGACGCGGTCCGCGAGGGCGCACGCGTCAAGGTGGAGCCACCGCGCGAGGACGCGCTCGGCGTGGGTGGAGGGGGTGCTTCCGGAGAAGACGGAGGCGCTCCGAAGGACGCAGCGCCGAAGCAACCCAGCCCCTGA